In Microplitis demolitor isolate Queensland-Clemson2020A chromosome 9, iyMicDemo2.1a, whole genome shotgun sequence, one genomic interval encodes:
- the LOC106693662 gene encoding uncharacterized protein LOC106693662 — protein sequence MFPLMVRFYSPTTNLKTCVFDFYEDADETASAIHTNLVTRLKECNIDTKHLTSYCADNADVNFGCRNSVFQLLQHDKKNILSVGCPAHILHNSVKHGLSKINFDLENFILKLHNHFSYYAKRVDSLKDFYVIYEAEFAHVLRHVKTRWLSLLPAVERATKSFDILKDYFISLGKEECPSVLWQFFNSDETEPCLTFYQNALKVLQDAVICLENET from the coding sequence ATGTTTCCATTGATGGTGAGATTTTACAGCCCAactacaaatttaaaaacgtgTGTTTTTGACTTTTATGAAGATGCTGATGAAACTGCATCAGCCATCCATACGAATTTAGTAACACGACTGAAAGAGTGCAATATTGACACTAAACACCTTACTAGTTACTGTGCAGATAATGCAGATGTAAACTTCGGCTGCCGCaattcagtttttcaattattgCAACATGAtaagaaaaacattttatcAGTGGGATGTCCTGCACACATCTTACACAATAGTGTGAAGCATGGGttgagtaaaattaattttgatttagagaattttattctaaagCTTCATAaccatttttcatattatgcAAAACGAGTTGATTCTTTGAAAGATTTTTACGTAATTTACGAAGCTGAATTTGCACACGTCCTGCGACATGTGAAGACAAGATGGTTGTCACTTTTACCTGCCGTTGAACGTGCTACTAAATCTTTCGATATCCtgaaagattattttatatcattggGAAAAGAGGAATGTCCGAGTGTACTGtggcaattttttaattctgacGAAACAGAACCTTGTTTGACATTTTATCAAAATGCACTGAAAGTTTTACAGGATGCAGTGATATGCCTTGAAAACGAAACATAA